Proteins encoded by one window of Cheilinus undulatus linkage group 13, ASM1832078v1, whole genome shotgun sequence:
- the kif1ab gene encoding kinesin-like protein KIF1A isoform X10, producing the protein MAGASVKVAVRVRPFNSREIGKESKCIIQMSGNTTTILNPKQPKENKSFNFDFSYWSHTTPEDINYASQMQVYKDIGEEMLLHAFEGYNVCIFAYGQTGAGKSYTMMGRQEKDQQGIIPLLCEDLFTKINDSNNDNSMSYSVEVSYMEIYCERVRDLLNPKNKGNLRVREHPLMGPYVEDLSKLAVTSYNDIQDLMDSGNKARTVAATNMNETSSRSHAVFNIIFTQKKHDMETDNTSEKVSKISLVDLAGSERADSTGAKGTRLKEGANINKSLTTLGKVISALAEMDSVPNKNKKKKKVESFIPYRDSVLTWLLRENLGGNSRTAMVAALSPADINYDETLSTLRYADRAKQIRCNAVINEDPNNRLVRELKEEVARLKDLLYAQGLGDIIETYRATGPVIAGLKLTHAMTGMSPSPSLSALSSRAGSISNLHDRIFSPASEEAIERLKETEKIIAELNETWEEKLRRTEAIRMEREALLAEMGVAMREDGGTVGVFSPKKTPHLVNLNEDPLMSECLLYYIKDGITKVGRENAKTRQDIVLSGHFIKDEHCTFSSTTGPQGEGIVVLEPCEGSETYVNGKKVTSPIVLRSGNRIIMGKSHVFRFNDPEQARMERERTPCAETPVEPVDWAFAQRELLEKQGIDMKQEMEQRLQELEDQYRKEREEASNLLEQQRLDYESKLEALQKQVDSRYLESPEEEEEPEEEVPWTTRETELALWAFRKWRFYQFTSLRDLLWGNAIFLKEANAISVELKKKVQFQFVLLTDTLYSPLPPDLLPPSAAKERERRPFPQTIVAVEVQDQKNGATHYWTLEKLRQRLDLMREMYDRAAELPSSAVEDCDHALTGGDPFYDRFPWFRLVGRAFVYLSNLLYPVPLVHRVAIVSEKGEVKGFLRVAVQAISADEEAPDYGSGVRQSGTAKISFEDKQFEKFQTETSAGGLSHSNTSQEELRIVEGEGQTTEMGISADEVNNNTCPAVLEVPRSPVKSSGLGLDLPLDLSPEKALSHLKIGSTFTFRVTVLQASSISAEYADIFCQFNFIHRHDEAFSTEPLKNTGRGPPLGFYHVQNITVEVTKSFVEYIKTQPIVFEVFGHYQKQPFPPLCKDLISPLRPTRRQFPRVMPLSKPVPATKLSTLTRSTAGPCHAKYDLMVFFEICELEANGDYIPAVVDHRTGMPCHGTFLLHQGIQRRITVTIAHETGNDIEWKEVKELVIGRIRNTPEADETIIDPNILSLNILSSGYFWPKHNDNVSLGVDHRTFYRFDAAWDSSMHNSLLLNRVTPYGEKIYITLSAYLEMENCTQPTVITKDFCMVFYSRDAKLPASRSIRNLFSTGCLRPSESNRVTGVYEVTLCHVADNGSPGMQRRRRRVLDTSVAYVRGEENLAGWRPRSDSLILDHQWELEKLSLLQEVEKTRHYLLLREKLEATLQAGQDALYKNSDISDFAKSPVLSHSPGSIPPTPESPNQRQRELAAKCLRLLMHTFNREYSQVSSSASESKLSEMSASLMRDSSSSGLSTLTPSSTCPSLVEGHYDIRHTEPSSEASTPDLDPYSPVDRKKALKGCTFVPDIQEIRVSPIVSKKGYLHFLEPHTSGWVKRYVVVRRPYVYLYRSERDSVERAVINLSSAKVEYSEDKQTLLRTPNTFAVCTEHRGILLQATNDKEMHDWLYAFNPLLAGTIRSKLSRRKSVQSAPAAQRM; encoded by the exons ATGGCGGGGGCTTCGGTGAAAGTGGCTGTGAGGGTCCGGCCCTTCAACTCTAGAGAGATTGGGAAGGAGAGCAAGTGCATCATTCAGATGTCAGGAAACACCACAA caATCCTGAACCCCAAACAGCCAAAAGAAAACAAGAGCTTCAACTTTGACTTCTCTTACTGGTCACACACCACG CCTGAGGATATCAACTATGCGTCCCAGATGCAGGTGTACAAGGACATCGGTGAGGAAATGCTGCTTCATGCCTTTGAGGGCTACAACGTGTGCATATTTGCTTATGGACAGACCGGAGCAGGGAAAAGCTATACCATGATGGGACGACAGGAGAAAGACCAGCAGGGAATCATACCCCTG CTGTGTGAGGACCTTTTCACCAAGATTAATGACAGCAATAATGACAACAGCATGTCTTACTCTGTGGAG GTAAGTTACATGGAGATCTACTGTGAGCGTGTGCGTGACCTGCTAAATCCTAAAAACAAAGGGAACCTACGTGTCAGAGAGCACCCTCTGATGGGGCCCTATGTTGAAGATTTATCCAAGCTCGCCGTCACTTCATACAATGACATCCAGGACCTGATGGACTCTGGAAACAAGGCCAG gACTGTGGCTGCGACCAACATGAACGAGACCAGCAGTCGCTCCCATGCCGTCTTTAACATCATCTTCACACAAAAGAAACACGACATGGAGACGGACAACACATCAGAAAAG GTCAGTAAGATCAGCCTGGTGGACTTGGCTGGTAGTGAGAGAGCTGACTCTACCGGAGCTAAAGGGACCAGACTGAAG GAAGGAGCAAACATCAACAAATCTCTAACAACACTGGGGAAAGTTATTTCTGCACTGGCTGAAATG GACTCTGTACCAAACAAG aacaagaaaaagaagaaggtGGAGAGTTTCATCCCCTACAGAGACTCAGTCCTGACCTGGCTGCTGAGGGAGAATTTGG GAGGAAACTCTCGTACCGCCATGGTGGCCGCCCTCAGCCCTGCTGATATTAACTATGATGAGACCCTCAGTACCCTCAG GTACGCTGATCGTGCCAAGCAGATCCGTTGTAACGCCGTGATAAACGAGGACCCCAACAACCGGCTGGTGCGTGAGCTGAAAGAGGAGGTTGCTCGCCTTAAAGACCTGCTGTATGCACAGGGCCTGGGAGACATCATCGAGA CATATCGCGCCACCGGCCCAGTCATCGCTGGTTTGAAAT TGACCCACGCCATGACAGGAATGAGCCCCTCCCCATCGCTCTCAGCCCTGTCCAGTCGCGCCGGCTCCATCAGCAACTTGCACGACCGCATCTTCAGCCCAGCCAGCGAGGAGGCCATCGAGAGACTCAAG gaaacagaaaagaTCATTGCAGAGCTCAATGAGACCTGGGAGGAGAAACTTCGACGTACTGAGGCCATCCGTATGGAAAG GGAGGCCCTGCTGGCTGAGATGGGTGTTGCAATGAGAGAAGATGGAGGCACTGTTGGCGTCTTCTCCCCGAAGAAG ACTCCTCATCTGGTGAATCTGAATGAAGACCCGCTGATGTCAGAGTGCCTGCTGTATTACATCAAAGACGGCATCACTAA AGTTGGCAGAGAAAATGCCAAAACTCGACAAGACATTGTTCTCAGCGGCCATTTCATCAAAGATGAACACTGCACATTCAGCAGCACCACCGGCCCTCAGGGAGAAG GAATCGTTGTTCTGGAGCCATGTGAGGGATCAGAGACATACGTCAACGGGAAGAAAGTGACCTCTCCCATTGTTCTTCGATCTG GGAACCGCATCATCATGGGAAAGAGCCACGTGTTTCGCTTCAACGACCCGGAGCAGGCTCGTATGGAGCGGGAGAGGACGCCATGTGCAGAGACGCCGGTGGAGCCCGTGGACTGGGCATTCGCTCAGCGAGAGCTGCTGGAGAAACAAGGCATTGACATGAAGCAGGAGATGGAGCAGAG GCTTCAGGAGCTTGAAGATCAGTATCgcaaagaaagagaagaagccAGTAACCTActggagcagcagaggctg GATTATGAGAGTAAACTGGAGGCTCTACAGAAACAAGTCGACTCTCGATACCTGGAGTCTCCCGAGGAAGAAGAAGAGCCTGAAGAGGAAG TGCCATGGACGACTCGTGAGACTGAGCTGGCTCTATGGGCATTCAGAAAGTGGCGTTTTTACCAGTTCACCTCTCTCAGGGATCTTCTTTGGGGCAACGCCATCTTCCTCAAAGAGGCTAACGCTATTAGTGTGGAGCTGAAGAAAAAG GTTCAATTCCAGTTCGTCCTGTTGACAGACACACTCTACTCTCCCCTTCCCCCTGACCTCCTTCCCCCCAGTGCGgccaaagaaagagagaggagaccTTTTCCACAAACAATTGTTGCTGTCGAAGTACAAGACCAAAAGAATGGAGCAACACATTACTGGACTCTGGAGaaactcag GCAGAGACTGGACCTTATGAGAGAAATGTACGACCGTGCTGCAGAGCTTCCCAGCAGCGCTGTGGAGGACTGTGACCATGCTCTGACCGGAGGAGACCCCTTCTACGACCGCTTCCCTTGGTTCCGCCTGGTCGGCAG GGCGTTTGTGTACCTGAGCAACCTGCTGTACCCAGTGCCCCTGGTGCACCGTGTGGCCATCGTCagtgagaaaggagaggtgAAAGGCTTCCTCAGAGTGGCTGTTCAGGCCATCTCAG CTGATGAAGAGGCCCCTGATTACGGCTCTGGTGTGAGGCAGTCAGGCACCGCCAAGATCTCCTTCGAAGACAAACAGTTTGAGAAG TTCCAGACAGAGACGTCTGCTGGCGGTCTTTCCCACTCCAACACATCTCAGGAGGAGCTGCGAATCGTGGAGGGAGAAGGACAGACCACTGAGATGGGAATCTCTGCAGATGAGGTCAACAACAACACCTGTCCAG CAGTCCTGGAGGTTCCCCGCAGCCCAGTGAAGAGTTCAGGTCTCGGCCTAGATCTTCCCCTGGACCTCTCCCCTGAAAAAGCCCTGTCCCACCTGAAGATCGGCAGCACCTTCACCTTCAGAGTCACCGTCCTGCAGGCGTCCAGCATCTCGGCTGAATATGCAGATATTTTCTGCCAGTTTAA cttcaTTCACCGCCACGATGAAGCTTTCTCTACTGAGCCACTGAAGAACACAGGCAGAGGACCTCCACTCGGCTTCTACCACGTTCAAAAT ATCACAGTTGAGGTGACAAAGTCCTTTGTGGAGTACATCAAAACCCAGCCCATCGTCTTTGAGGTTTTCGGTCATTATCAGAAACAGCCTTTCCCTCCGCTCTGCAAAGACCTCATCAG TCCACTGAGACCTACCAGGAGGCAGTTCCCCAGAGTCATGCCCTTATCCAAACCAG TGCCGGCCACAAAGCTCAGCACTCTGACTCGCTCCACTGCAGGACCGTGTCACGCCAAATATGACCTCATGGTGTTCTTTGAGATCTGTGAGCTTGAAGCTAACGGAGA CTACATCCCAGCTGTTGTTGACCACAGAACCGGGATGCCCTGCCATGGCACGTTCCTCCTACACCAG GGCATTCAGAGGAGGATCACTGTAACCATCGCACATGAAACAGGGAACGACATTGAGTGGAAAGAAGTGAAGGAGCTGGTTATTG GTCGTATTAGAAACACACCAGAGGCTGATGAGACCATCATAGACCCAAACATCCTCTCCCTCAACATCCTGTCGTCTGGATACTTCTGGCCAAAACACAATGACAA CGTCTCCTTGGGAGTTGACCATAG AACTTTCTACCGGTTTGATGCAGCGTGGGACAGCTCCATGCACAACTCTCTGCTTCTGAACAGAGTCACTCCCTATGGGGAGAAGATCTACATCACCCTGTCTGCTTATCTAGAG ATGGAGAACTGCACTCAGCCAACAGTGATTACCAAAGATTTCTGCATGGTGTTTTATTCCCGGGATGCCAAGCTGCCAGCCTCGCGCTCCATCAGAAACCTCTTCAGCACCGGCTGCCTCAGGCCTTCTGAGAG caaTCGTGTCACTGGAGTCTATGAAGTCACCCTCTGCCATGTGGCGGACAACGGAAGTCCAG GTATGCAGCGTCGTCGCAGGCGTGTGTTGGACACCTCTGTGGCATATGTAAGGGGAGAGGAGAACCTGGCTGGATGGAGGCCTCGCAGTGACAGTCTCATCTTGGATCACCAGTGGGAACTGGAAAAACTCAGTTTACTGCAGGAG GTGGAGAAGACCAGGCACTACCTGCTGCTAAGGGAGAAGCTGGAGGCGACCCTGCAGGCAGGACAGGATGCACTTTACAAGAACAGCGACATCAGCGACTTTGCAAAGAGCCCCGTCCTTAGCCACAGTCCTGGAAGTATCCCCCCAACCCCTGAAAGCCCCAACCAGAGGCAGAGGGAGCTGGCTGCCAAG tgTCTGCGTCTGCTGATGCACACCTTCAACAGGGAGTACAGCCAGGTGAGCAGCAGTGCCAGTGAGAGCAAG ctcTCTGAGATGTCTGCTTCACTGATGAGAGACTCCTCCTCGTCTGGACTCAGCACGCTCactccatcctctacctgtccCTCACTGGTTGAGGGGCATTATGACATCAG ACACACTGAACCCAGTTCAGAAGCATCCACACCTGATCTGGATCCATACAGCCCTGTGGACAGAAAGAAAGCTCTCAAAGGATGCACATTTGTTCCTGATATCCAGGAGATTCGTGTCAG CCCCATAGTGTCAAAGAAAGGCTACCTGCACTTTCTGGAGCCACATACCAGTGGCTGGGTGAAGCGTTATGTGGTGGTGCGCAGACCCTACGTCTACCTGTACCGCAGCGAGAGGGACAGCGTGGAGAGAGCGGTCATCAACCTGTCATCTGCTAAGGTGGAATACAGTGAGGACAAACAGACCTTACTGCGG ACTCCAAACACGTTTGCTGTGTGCACTGAGCACCGAGGGATTCTGCTGCAGGCCACCAATGACAAAGAGATGCACGACTGGCTGTACGCTTTTAACCCTCTGCTAGCCGGCACCATCAG GTCAAAGCTCTCTCGGAGAAAGTCAGTCCAGTCGGCCCCGGCTGCTCAGAGGATGTGA
- the kif1ab gene encoding kinesin-like protein KIF1A isoform X11, which produces MAGASVKVAVRVRPFNSREIGKESKCIIQMSGNTTTILNPKQPKENKSFNFDFSYWSHTTPEDINYASQMQVYKDIGEEMLLHAFEGYNVCIFAYGQTGAGKSYTMMGRQEKDQQGIIPLLCEDLFTKINDSNNDNSMSYSVEVSYMEIYCERVRDLLNPKNKGNLRVREHPLMGPYVEDLSKLAVTSYNDIQDLMDSGNKARTVAATNMNETSSRSHAVFNIIFTQKKHDMETDNTSEKVSKISLVDLAGSERADSTGAKGTRLKEGANINKSLTTLGKVISALAEMDSVPNKNKKKKKVESFIPYRDSVLTWLLRENLGGNSRTAMVAALSPADINYDETLSTLRYADRAKQIRCNAVINEDPNNRLVRELKEEVARLKDLLYAQGLGDIIEMTHAMTGMSPSPSLSALSSRAGSISNLHDRIFSPASEEAIERLKETEKIIAELNETWEEKLRRTEAIRMEREALLAEMGVAMREDGGTVGVFSPKKTPHLVNLNEDPLMSECLLYYIKDGITKVGRENAKTRQDIVLSGHFIKDEHCTFSSTTGPQGEGIVVLEPCEGSETYVNGKKVTSPIVLRSGNRIIMGKSHVFRFNDPEQARMERERTPCAETPVEPVDWAFAQRELLEKQGIDMKQEMEQRLQELEDQYRKEREEASNLLEQQRLDYESKLEALQKQVDSRYLESPEEEEEPEEEVPWTTRETELALWAFRKWRFYQFTSLRDLLWGNAIFLKEANAISVELKKKVQFQFVLLTDTLYSPLPPDLLPPSAAKERERRPFPQTIVAVEVQDQKNGATHYWTLEKLRQRLDLMREMYDRAAELPSSAVEDCDHALTGGDPFYDRFPWFRLVGRAFVYLSNLLYPVPLVHRVAIVSEKGEVKGFLRVAVQAISADEEAPDYGSGVRQSGTAKISFEDKQFEKFQTETSAGGLSHSNTSQEELRIVEGEGQTTEMGISADEVNNNTCPAVLEVPRSPVKSSGLGLDLPLDLSPEKALSHLKIGSTFTFRVTVLQASSISAEYADIFCQFNFIHRHDEAFSTEPLKNTGRGPPLGFYHVQNITVEVTKSFVEYIKTQPIVFEVFGHYQKQPFPPLCKDLISPLRPTRRQFPRVMPLSKPVPATKLSTLTRSTAGPCHAKYDLMVFFEICELEANGDYIPAVVDHRTGMPCHGTFLLHQGIQRRITVTIAHETGNDIEWKEVKELVIGRIRNTPEADETIIDPNILSLNILSSGYFWPKHNDNVSLGVDHRTFYRFDAAWDSSMHNSLLLNRVTPYGEKIYITLSAYLEMENCTQPTVITKDFCMVFYSRDAKLPASRSIRNLFSTGCLRPSESNRVTGVYEVTLCHVADNGSPGMQRRRRRVLDTSVAYVRGEENLAGWRPRSDSLILDHQWELEKLSLLQEVEKTRHYLLLREKLEATLQAGQDALYKNSDISDFAKSPVLSHSPGSIPPTPESPNQRQRELAAKCLRLLMHTFNREYSQVSSSASESKLSEMSASLMRDSSSSGLSTLTPSSTCPSLVEGHYDIRHTEPSSEASTPDLDPYSPVDRKKALKGCTFVPDIQEIRVSPIVSKKGYLHFLEPHTSGWVKRYVVVRRPYVYLYRSERDSVERAVINLSSAKVEYSEDKQTLLRTPNTFAVCTEHRGILLQATNDKEMHDWLYAFNPLLAGTIRSKLSRRKSVQSAPAAQRM; this is translated from the exons ATGGCGGGGGCTTCGGTGAAAGTGGCTGTGAGGGTCCGGCCCTTCAACTCTAGAGAGATTGGGAAGGAGAGCAAGTGCATCATTCAGATGTCAGGAAACACCACAA caATCCTGAACCCCAAACAGCCAAAAGAAAACAAGAGCTTCAACTTTGACTTCTCTTACTGGTCACACACCACG CCTGAGGATATCAACTATGCGTCCCAGATGCAGGTGTACAAGGACATCGGTGAGGAAATGCTGCTTCATGCCTTTGAGGGCTACAACGTGTGCATATTTGCTTATGGACAGACCGGAGCAGGGAAAAGCTATACCATGATGGGACGACAGGAGAAAGACCAGCAGGGAATCATACCCCTG CTGTGTGAGGACCTTTTCACCAAGATTAATGACAGCAATAATGACAACAGCATGTCTTACTCTGTGGAG GTAAGTTACATGGAGATCTACTGTGAGCGTGTGCGTGACCTGCTAAATCCTAAAAACAAAGGGAACCTACGTGTCAGAGAGCACCCTCTGATGGGGCCCTATGTTGAAGATTTATCCAAGCTCGCCGTCACTTCATACAATGACATCCAGGACCTGATGGACTCTGGAAACAAGGCCAG gACTGTGGCTGCGACCAACATGAACGAGACCAGCAGTCGCTCCCATGCCGTCTTTAACATCATCTTCACACAAAAGAAACACGACATGGAGACGGACAACACATCAGAAAAG GTCAGTAAGATCAGCCTGGTGGACTTGGCTGGTAGTGAGAGAGCTGACTCTACCGGAGCTAAAGGGACCAGACTGAAG GAAGGAGCAAACATCAACAAATCTCTAACAACACTGGGGAAAGTTATTTCTGCACTGGCTGAAATG GACTCTGTACCAAACAAG aacaagaaaaagaagaaggtGGAGAGTTTCATCCCCTACAGAGACTCAGTCCTGACCTGGCTGCTGAGGGAGAATTTGG GAGGAAACTCTCGTACCGCCATGGTGGCCGCCCTCAGCCCTGCTGATATTAACTATGATGAGACCCTCAGTACCCTCAG GTACGCTGATCGTGCCAAGCAGATCCGTTGTAACGCCGTGATAAACGAGGACCCCAACAACCGGCTGGTGCGTGAGCTGAAAGAGGAGGTTGCTCGCCTTAAAGACCTGCTGTATGCACAGGGCCTGGGAGACATCATCGAGA TGACCCACGCCATGACAGGAATGAGCCCCTCCCCATCGCTCTCAGCCCTGTCCAGTCGCGCCGGCTCCATCAGCAACTTGCACGACCGCATCTTCAGCCCAGCCAGCGAGGAGGCCATCGAGAGACTCAAG gaaacagaaaagaTCATTGCAGAGCTCAATGAGACCTGGGAGGAGAAACTTCGACGTACTGAGGCCATCCGTATGGAAAG GGAGGCCCTGCTGGCTGAGATGGGTGTTGCAATGAGAGAAGATGGAGGCACTGTTGGCGTCTTCTCCCCGAAGAAG ACTCCTCATCTGGTGAATCTGAATGAAGACCCGCTGATGTCAGAGTGCCTGCTGTATTACATCAAAGACGGCATCACTAA AGTTGGCAGAGAAAATGCCAAAACTCGACAAGACATTGTTCTCAGCGGCCATTTCATCAAAGATGAACACTGCACATTCAGCAGCACCACCGGCCCTCAGGGAGAAG GAATCGTTGTTCTGGAGCCATGTGAGGGATCAGAGACATACGTCAACGGGAAGAAAGTGACCTCTCCCATTGTTCTTCGATCTG GGAACCGCATCATCATGGGAAAGAGCCACGTGTTTCGCTTCAACGACCCGGAGCAGGCTCGTATGGAGCGGGAGAGGACGCCATGTGCAGAGACGCCGGTGGAGCCCGTGGACTGGGCATTCGCTCAGCGAGAGCTGCTGGAGAAACAAGGCATTGACATGAAGCAGGAGATGGAGCAGAG GCTTCAGGAGCTTGAAGATCAGTATCgcaaagaaagagaagaagccAGTAACCTActggagcagcagaggctg GATTATGAGAGTAAACTGGAGGCTCTACAGAAACAAGTCGACTCTCGATACCTGGAGTCTCCCGAGGAAGAAGAAGAGCCTGAAGAGGAAG TGCCATGGACGACTCGTGAGACTGAGCTGGCTCTATGGGCATTCAGAAAGTGGCGTTTTTACCAGTTCACCTCTCTCAGGGATCTTCTTTGGGGCAACGCCATCTTCCTCAAAGAGGCTAACGCTATTAGTGTGGAGCTGAAGAAAAAG GTTCAATTCCAGTTCGTCCTGTTGACAGACACACTCTACTCTCCCCTTCCCCCTGACCTCCTTCCCCCCAGTGCGgccaaagaaagagagaggagaccTTTTCCACAAACAATTGTTGCTGTCGAAGTACAAGACCAAAAGAATGGAGCAACACATTACTGGACTCTGGAGaaactcag GCAGAGACTGGACCTTATGAGAGAAATGTACGACCGTGCTGCAGAGCTTCCCAGCAGCGCTGTGGAGGACTGTGACCATGCTCTGACCGGAGGAGACCCCTTCTACGACCGCTTCCCTTGGTTCCGCCTGGTCGGCAG GGCGTTTGTGTACCTGAGCAACCTGCTGTACCCAGTGCCCCTGGTGCACCGTGTGGCCATCGTCagtgagaaaggagaggtgAAAGGCTTCCTCAGAGTGGCTGTTCAGGCCATCTCAG CTGATGAAGAGGCCCCTGATTACGGCTCTGGTGTGAGGCAGTCAGGCACCGCCAAGATCTCCTTCGAAGACAAACAGTTTGAGAAG TTCCAGACAGAGACGTCTGCTGGCGGTCTTTCCCACTCCAACACATCTCAGGAGGAGCTGCGAATCGTGGAGGGAGAAGGACAGACCACTGAGATGGGAATCTCTGCAGATGAGGTCAACAACAACACCTGTCCAG CAGTCCTGGAGGTTCCCCGCAGCCCAGTGAAGAGTTCAGGTCTCGGCCTAGATCTTCCCCTGGACCTCTCCCCTGAAAAAGCCCTGTCCCACCTGAAGATCGGCAGCACCTTCACCTTCAGAGTCACCGTCCTGCAGGCGTCCAGCATCTCGGCTGAATATGCAGATATTTTCTGCCAGTTTAA cttcaTTCACCGCCACGATGAAGCTTTCTCTACTGAGCCACTGAAGAACACAGGCAGAGGACCTCCACTCGGCTTCTACCACGTTCAAAAT ATCACAGTTGAGGTGACAAAGTCCTTTGTGGAGTACATCAAAACCCAGCCCATCGTCTTTGAGGTTTTCGGTCATTATCAGAAACAGCCTTTCCCTCCGCTCTGCAAAGACCTCATCAG TCCACTGAGACCTACCAGGAGGCAGTTCCCCAGAGTCATGCCCTTATCCAAACCAG TGCCGGCCACAAAGCTCAGCACTCTGACTCGCTCCACTGCAGGACCGTGTCACGCCAAATATGACCTCATGGTGTTCTTTGAGATCTGTGAGCTTGAAGCTAACGGAGA CTACATCCCAGCTGTTGTTGACCACAGAACCGGGATGCCCTGCCATGGCACGTTCCTCCTACACCAG GGCATTCAGAGGAGGATCACTGTAACCATCGCACATGAAACAGGGAACGACATTGAGTGGAAAGAAGTGAAGGAGCTGGTTATTG GTCGTATTAGAAACACACCAGAGGCTGATGAGACCATCATAGACCCAAACATCCTCTCCCTCAACATCCTGTCGTCTGGATACTTCTGGCCAAAACACAATGACAA CGTCTCCTTGGGAGTTGACCATAG AACTTTCTACCGGTTTGATGCAGCGTGGGACAGCTCCATGCACAACTCTCTGCTTCTGAACAGAGTCACTCCCTATGGGGAGAAGATCTACATCACCCTGTCTGCTTATCTAGAG ATGGAGAACTGCACTCAGCCAACAGTGATTACCAAAGATTTCTGCATGGTGTTTTATTCCCGGGATGCCAAGCTGCCAGCCTCGCGCTCCATCAGAAACCTCTTCAGCACCGGCTGCCTCAGGCCTTCTGAGAG caaTCGTGTCACTGGAGTCTATGAAGTCACCCTCTGCCATGTGGCGGACAACGGAAGTCCAG GTATGCAGCGTCGTCGCAGGCGTGTGTTGGACACCTCTGTGGCATATGTAAGGGGAGAGGAGAACCTGGCTGGATGGAGGCCTCGCAGTGACAGTCTCATCTTGGATCACCAGTGGGAACTGGAAAAACTCAGTTTACTGCAGGAG GTGGAGAAGACCAGGCACTACCTGCTGCTAAGGGAGAAGCTGGAGGCGACCCTGCAGGCAGGACAGGATGCACTTTACAAGAACAGCGACATCAGCGACTTTGCAAAGAGCCCCGTCCTTAGCCACAGTCCTGGAAGTATCCCCCCAACCCCTGAAAGCCCCAACCAGAGGCAGAGGGAGCTGGCTGCCAAG tgTCTGCGTCTGCTGATGCACACCTTCAACAGGGAGTACAGCCAGGTGAGCAGCAGTGCCAGTGAGAGCAAG ctcTCTGAGATGTCTGCTTCACTGATGAGAGACTCCTCCTCGTCTGGACTCAGCACGCTCactccatcctctacctgtccCTCACTGGTTGAGGGGCATTATGACATCAG ACACACTGAACCCAGTTCAGAAGCATCCACACCTGATCTGGATCCATACAGCCCTGTGGACAGAAAGAAAGCTCTCAAAGGATGCACATTTGTTCCTGATATCCAGGAGATTCGTGTCAG CCCCATAGTGTCAAAGAAAGGCTACCTGCACTTTCTGGAGCCACATACCAGTGGCTGGGTGAAGCGTTATGTGGTGGTGCGCAGACCCTACGTCTACCTGTACCGCAGCGAGAGGGACAGCGTGGAGAGAGCGGTCATCAACCTGTCATCTGCTAAGGTGGAATACAGTGAGGACAAACAGACCTTACTGCGG ACTCCAAACACGTTTGCTGTGTGCACTGAGCACCGAGGGATTCTGCTGCAGGCCACCAATGACAAAGAGATGCACGACTGGCTGTACGCTTTTAACCCTCTGCTAGCCGGCACCATCAG GTCAAAGCTCTCTCGGAGAAAGTCAGTCCAGTCGGCCCCGGCTGCTCAGAGGATGTGA